One window from the genome of Babylonia areolata isolate BAREFJ2019XMU chromosome 13, ASM4173473v1, whole genome shotgun sequence encodes:
- the LOC143288915 gene encoding uncharacterized protein LOC143288915 has product MVFFLSVFYTFVASSYSIAKHLSPLIRLLKVYDRLYSVSFDCENFYRKIKRAVSLSFIGEFGLAVLVVAAFHTIFPSFKKHLSPFDHLSGASLYFVSILFGYIICVHVNTMSCIFIFLKSQTFILRKEFGVVNKQFKALFGSREDFILNASDQTIFNLSDPHGARTRPDKLSQASHPHTHHSCTSDDESERQMLFSSCTQTGARPSRVPEEHPQVDRLESGRETRLQSTRKEGGHPHPQQSHHKPPSYEWKGSCNVNHPTHAATRHTDGDPANQHSGRCRVTTEHDTDHMLEDLMNARLLHSVGGSDCEKQTPHTMSDSHEEDAEDVFDRLHLQHQTLAVIVHHVRGCAVHLLAISFISGIPQFCLVIYGLGSSSVGVDESLFLTFIITHQVAAMVTCILLGTVIRENASEPQDIIYGADWSKMPHTLLCKAQMLCTQLSDSHLAFDVYGLFSIDRSTVLMVVGTLATYTVVVIQFQVGTITDCSTANNSNVSA; this is encoded by the exons ATGgtcttctttctgtcagtgttttaTACGTTCGTCGCTTCGTCGTATTCCATTGCCAAGCACTTATCTCCACTGATACGCCTGCTGAAAGTTTATGACAGACTGTATTCCGTCAGCTTCGACTGTGAAAATTTCTACAGAAAAATTAAACGCGCTGTTAGTTTGAGCTTCATTGGTGAATTTGGCTTGGCTGTGCTTGTGGTGGCTGCCTTTCATACTATCTTCCCCTCCTTCAAAAAACACCTGTCCCCTTTCGATCACCTGTCAGGAGCCAGTCTGTACTTTGTGTCCATTCTTTTTGGCTACATCATCTGTGTCCATGTGAACACCATGAGTTGTATATTTATCTTTCTGAAATCTCAGACATTTATCCTGAGAAAAGAGTTTGGTGTGGTCAATAAACAGTTCAAAGCACTTTTTGGATCAAGGGAGGATTTTATTTTGAACGCTTCAGACCAAACTATCTTTAATCTCAGTGACCCACATGGAGCAAGAACAAGGCCTGACAAGCTGTCACAAGCcagtcacccacacactcaccattcCTGCACCAGTGATGACGAATCTGAGAGGCAGATGCTGTTTAGTAGCTGCACTCAAACAGGGGCTAGGCCTTCTCGTGTCCCTGAAGAACATCCACAGGTTGACAGGTTGGAGTCTGGACGTGAAACACGACTACAGAGTACCCGGAAGGAGGGAGGCCATCCACATCCCCAGCAATCCCACCACAAACCACCCAGTTATGAGTGGAAAGGTAGCTGCAATGTAAACCACCCCACCCACGCAGCCACAAGGCACACAGATGGTGACCCTGCTAATCAACACTCAGGCAGATGTCGTGTCACAACTGAACATGACACTGATCACATGCTGGAAGATTTGATGAATGCTAGACTTCTCCACTCTGTCGGTGGCAGTGattgtgaaaaacaaacaccccacacaaTGTCAGATTCACATGAAGAGGATGCTGAGGATGTGTTCGACCGTCTGCACTTGCAGCACCAGACACTGGCCGTGATTGTACATCACGTGCGAGGATGTGCCGTTCATCTCCTGGCTATATCCTTCATCAG TGGCATCCCCCAGTTCTGCTTGGTGATCTATGGTCTGGGCAGCTCCTCGGTAGGTGTGGACGAGTCGTTGTTCCTGACGTTCATCATCACGCACCAGGTGGCTGCCATGGTGACCTGCATCCTCCTGGGCACTGTGATTAGGGAGAAC GCTAGTGAACCCCAGGACATCATTTATGGGGCGGACTGGTCCAAGATGCCCCACACCTTGCTGTGTAAg GCACAGATGCTCTGTACCCAGCTGTCGGATTCCCACCTGGCGTTTGACGTGTACGGCCTGTTCTCCATTGACCGCTCGACTGTTctcatg